From one Lysinibacillus sp. G4S2 genomic stretch:
- the comGF gene encoding competence type IV pilus minor pilin ComGF, whose translation MNERGYTLLEALFQLVVFMLIAHLVVFIMLWFAEMKVTVLSDEQSKWELFVYDLNMYLEDISSFTIRKDQKRITFQAADATHNIDCYSNIIRDQVKGGHVPLLIGINKCQFKYEKNMLTVTVELPSGIQKERTFYVPVIEK comes from the coding sequence ATGAATGAGCGGGGTTATACATTATTAGAAGCATTGTTTCAATTAGTTGTTTTTATGCTTATTGCACATCTTGTTGTTTTCATTATGTTATGGTTCGCAGAAATGAAAGTAACGGTACTATCCGATGAACAATCGAAGTGGGAGCTATTTGTTTATGATTTGAATATGTATTTAGAGGATATTTCATCATTCACGATTCGAAAAGATCAAAAGAGAATAACCTTCCAAGCAGCAGATGCAACTCATAATATTGATTGTTATAGTAATATTATTCGCGATCAAGTGAAGGGTGGTCATGTGCCACTGCTAATTGGTATTAATAAATGCCAGTTCAAATATGAAAAAAATATGTTAACAGTAACTGTTGAACTTCCAAGTGGTATCCAAAAGGAGCGAACCTTCTATGTACCGGTTATTGAAAAATGA
- a CDS encoding TetR/AcrR family transcriptional regulator: protein MARNKYPEQTLEQILSVSTILFKEKGYEKTSIQDIIDELGMSKGAIYHHFRSKEEILLAVMEQQFSYAAQMLDDLINNTQAANSREKLAKILEHIVADPKAHSIDSFLSEQIKNPQFVLTGIKNGVNKDAPNIAKIMLEGKEDGSINTEYPTECAEIFMLLVNIWINPILFERKHDDTVNRLRFLQQMMKGLGADIVSDQLIKKISDHYSDIGGYIQNE from the coding sequence ATGGCAAGAAATAAATATCCAGAACAAACTTTAGAACAAATACTATCGGTGTCAACAATACTCTTTAAAGAAAAAGGTTATGAAAAGACGAGTATACAAGATATTATTGACGAGTTAGGTATGTCGAAGGGAGCGATTTATCATCACTTCAGATCAAAAGAAGAAATATTACTTGCAGTGATGGAGCAACAATTTAGTTATGCTGCACAAATGTTAGACGACTTGATTAATAATACTCAAGCAGCCAATTCAAGAGAAAAACTTGCAAAGATTTTAGAACACATTGTAGCAGATCCTAAAGCACATTCCATAGACAGTTTCTTGAGCGAGCAGATTAAAAATCCTCAATTTGTCTTAACGGGAATTAAAAATGGTGTTAATAAGGATGCACCTAATATTGCGAAAATCATGTTAGAGGGAAAAGAGGATGGGTCAATCAATACGGAATATCCAACTGAATGTGCAGAGATTTTTATGCTGTTAGTAAATATTTGGATTAACCCTATTCTATTTGAACGAAAACATGATGATACAGTTAATCGTTTAAGATTTTTACAACAGATGATGAAGGGATTGGGGGCGGATATTGTCAGTGATCAACTGATTAAAAAAATATCTGATCATTATTCTGATATTGGAGGATACATTCAAAATGAATAA
- a CDS encoding shikimate kinase, which produces MRKIYLVGFMGCGKSALGRRLSYLLKMPYYDMDHEIVRQQGMTIPQIFEKYGEARFREIETEFLKNFRDEACIISTGGGVAVNVENRKIMRRSGLVFFLDATFEDIYKRIQHDPNRPIVQSSTKEELENLYHYRRKFYREAGHIQVLTEGRTIRQILEYLVFQVKRLKGER; this is translated from the coding sequence ATGCGAAAAATATATTTAGTTGGCTTTATGGGCTGCGGGAAAAGTGCGTTAGGAAGACGTTTAAGCTATTTACTAAAGATGCCATATTATGATATGGATCATGAAATAGTGAGACAGCAGGGCATGACCATTCCACAGATTTTTGAAAAATACGGCGAAGCACGTTTTCGAGAAATAGAAACAGAATTTTTGAAAAATTTCCGAGATGAAGCTTGTATTATTTCAACAGGTGGTGGAGTTGCGGTCAATGTTGAAAATCGAAAAATAATGAGACGCAGCGGACTCGTGTTTTTTTTAGATGCGACATTCGAAGATATTTACAAACGAATACAGCATGACCCAAACAGACCGATTGTACAAAGTTCAACAAAAGAGGAGCTTGAGAATCTGTATCATTACAGAAGAAAGTTCTATCGTGAGGCAGGACATATACAAGTGTTAACTGAAGGTAGAACAATCCGCCAAATTCTTGAGTATTTAGTATTCCAAGTTAAAAGGTTAAAAGGCGAACGATAA
- the gcvT gene encoding glycine cleavage system aminomethyltransferase GcvT — translation MANELKRTPLFDEYAKYGGKTIDFGGWELPVQFSSIKEEHDAVRNRAGLFDVSHMGEILVTGPDSLNFLQNLLTNDISKIAVGQAQYNAMCYEDGGVVDDLLTYKLADNHYLLCVNASNIEKDYDWMMENQHQYDVTIDNQSDAYAQIALQGPLAEEVLQSLTATDVSAIKYFRFQADVEVAGHKALVSRSGYTGEDGFELYGSPEDIKALWDKILEAGKDKGVVPAGLGCRDTLRFEAGLPLYGQELSATISPLEAGIGFAVKLNKEDFNGHEALVAQKETGLSRKIVGIEMIDKGIPRHGYKVFKDGKEIGEVTTGTQLPSSKRNVGNALIDSQFATIGTELEIEIRGKQLKVVTVETPFYKRSK, via the coding sequence ATGGCGAACGAATTAAAACGTACACCTCTATTTGACGAATACGCAAAGTATGGTGGTAAAACAATTGACTTCGGTGGATGGGAATTACCAGTACAATTCTCTTCTATTAAAGAAGAACATGATGCAGTACGTAATCGTGCAGGTTTATTTGATGTATCACATATGGGTGAAATTTTAGTAACTGGCCCTGATTCTCTAAATTTTTTACAAAATCTTTTGACAAATGACATTTCGAAAATTGCAGTTGGTCAAGCGCAATATAATGCAATGTGCTATGAAGATGGTGGTGTTGTCGATGATTTATTAACGTATAAATTAGCAGATAATCATTATTTACTTTGTGTAAATGCGTCAAATATTGAAAAAGATTATGATTGGATGATGGAAAATCAACATCAATATGACGTGACGATCGACAACCAATCAGATGCTTATGCACAAATTGCCCTTCAAGGTCCATTAGCAGAAGAAGTTCTTCAATCATTAACAGCTACTGATGTAAGTGCCATTAAATACTTCCGTTTCCAAGCAGATGTTGAAGTTGCTGGTCATAAAGCATTAGTCTCTCGTAGTGGTTACACAGGAGAAGATGGTTTTGAATTATACGGCTCCCCAGAAGATATTAAAGCTTTATGGGATAAAATCTTAGAAGCTGGAAAAGACAAAGGTGTTGTGCCAGCAGGTTTAGGTTGCCGCGATACACTTCGTTTTGAAGCAGGTCTGCCATTATACGGGCAAGAGCTATCAGCGACAATTTCACCTCTTGAGGCGGGTATTGGCTTTGCTGTGAAATTAAATAAAGAAGACTTTAATGGTCATGAGGCATTAGTGGCACAAAAAGAAACTGGGTTGTCACGTAAAATTGTGGGCATTGAAATGATCGATAAAGGTATTCCTCGACATGGCTATAAAGTGTTTAAGGATGGTAAGGAAATCGGTGAAGTGACAACAGGTACTCAGCTTCCTTCCTCTAAACGTAATGTTGGTAACGCATTAATTGACAGCCAATTCGCAACTATCGGAACTGAGTTGGAAATCGAAATTCGCGGTAAGCAATTAAAGGTAGTAACAGTTGAAACACCGTTTTACAAGCGTTCAAAATAA
- a CDS encoding ATP-binding cassette domain-containing protein, translating into MNNNDVVVKTENLVKVLSNVEVIKGCNMTVRQGSIYGFLGANGAGKTTIFKILTGLLTPSAGKVEVLGMDVTVNRDKILRNIGSIIEVPIFYEHLSAEENLSLHLAYLNREEVDISKALEKVGLANTGSQPVSKFSLGMRQRLGIARALVHQPKLLILDEPINGLDPSGIRDMRKLFLDLVEDYGMTILISSHILSEIEQIADTVSIIVDGVVKGEATLSDIKRQYPSGIEEFYFEMTNRGVKIV; encoded by the coding sequence ATGAATAACAATGATGTTGTAGTAAAAACAGAAAATCTGGTAAAAGTGCTTTCTAATGTAGAAGTAATAAAAGGATGCAATATGACTGTTCGACAAGGATCTATTTATGGTTTTTTAGGAGCGAATGGGGCGGGTAAAACAACCATTTTTAAAATTTTAACGGGTTTACTTACACCGTCAGCAGGAAAAGTAGAAGTGCTTGGTATGGATGTTACTGTCAATAGGGATAAAATTTTAAGAAACATCGGTAGTATTATCGAAGTGCCTATTTTTTATGAACATCTTTCAGCAGAAGAAAATTTAAGTCTGCATCTTGCTTATTTGAACAGAGAAGAGGTTGATATTTCTAAAGCATTAGAAAAGGTAGGGCTTGCTAACACAGGTTCACAGCCAGTCTCAAAGTTTTCATTAGGCATGCGACAACGATTAGGAATTGCAAGAGCGTTAGTCCATCAACCCAAATTACTGATATTAGATGAACCGATAAACGGACTAGATCCTTCTGGGATTCGCGATATGAGAAAATTGTTTTTGGATCTTGTAGAGGATTATGGAATGACCATTCTGATTTCCAGTCATATTCTCAGTGAAATTGAGCAAATTGCTGATACAGTGAGCATCATTGTTGACGGAGTTGTTAAAGGAGAAGCAACGTTGTCCGATATCAAAAGGCAGTATCCTAGTGGAATAGAGGAATTCTACTTTGAAATGACGAAT
- the gcvPB gene encoding aminomethyl-transferring glycine dehydrogenase subunit GcvPB yields the protein MNNENQSLIFEISKEGRVGYSLEALDVPEVDLADLLPANLVRAEEAELPEVSELDIMRHYTALSRRNHGVDSGFYPLGSCTMKYNPKINEAVARISGFANVHPLQDESTTQGAMELLYDLQTSLVEITGMDEVTLQPAAGAHGEWTALMMIRAFHEANGEGHRNKVIVPDSAHGTNPASATVAGFETITVKSDEDGLVDIEDLRKVVGSDTAALMLTNPNTLGLFEENIIEMAELIHSVGGKVYYDGANLNAVMSKARPGDMGFDCVHLNLHKTFTGPHGGGGPGSGPVGVKADLIPFLPKPVLVRTEEGTYHFDYERPQSIGRVKPYYGNFGINVRAYTYIRTMGPDGLKAVTEYAVLNANYMMRRLEAFYDLPYNRHCKHEFVLSGRRQKKLGVRTLDIAKRLLDFGYHPPTTYFPLNVEEALMIEPTETESKETLDAFCDVMIQIAKEAEENPSIVQEAPHTTVVSRLDETRAARTPVLRYQKA from the coding sequence ATGAATAACGAAAATCAATCACTCATTTTTGAAATTTCCAAAGAAGGTCGCGTAGGCTATAGCTTAGAAGCACTTGATGTACCAGAGGTTGACCTTGCAGATTTACTTCCTGCGAACTTAGTACGTGCTGAAGAGGCGGAATTACCAGAGGTTTCTGAGCTTGATATTATGCGCCACTATACAGCACTTTCTCGTCGAAACCACGGTGTAGACTCAGGTTTCTACCCTCTTGGCTCTTGTACGATGAAATATAATCCAAAAATTAACGAGGCTGTTGCCCGAATTTCAGGCTTTGCTAATGTTCACCCATTACAGGATGAATCAACAACTCAAGGTGCGATGGAGCTTCTTTATGATCTACAAACTTCATTAGTTGAAATTACAGGTATGGATGAAGTGACATTACAACCTGCAGCAGGTGCACATGGTGAATGGACAGCATTAATGATGATCCGCGCATTCCACGAAGCAAATGGTGAAGGTCACCGTAATAAAGTTATTGTCCCTGACTCTGCTCACGGTACAAACCCAGCATCGGCAACAGTTGCAGGCTTTGAAACTATCACTGTTAAATCAGATGAAGATGGTTTAGTAGATATTGAGGATTTACGCAAAGTAGTTGGATCTGATACAGCGGCATTGATGCTGACAAATCCAAATACACTTGGTCTATTTGAAGAAAACATTATCGAAATGGCAGAGCTAATTCACTCTGTTGGCGGTAAAGTATACTATGACGGCGCAAACTTAAACGCAGTTATGAGTAAAGCACGTCCTGGTGATATGGGCTTTGACTGCGTACACTTAAATTTACACAAAACATTTACAGGTCCTCACGGTGGCGGTGGCCCGGGTTCAGGTCCAGTAGGAGTGAAAGCTGATTTAATTCCATTCCTTCCAAAACCAGTTTTAGTAAGAACAGAAGAAGGAACATATCACTTCGATTACGAACGTCCACAATCAATCGGACGTGTTAAACCTTACTATGGTAACTTTGGTATTAACGTACGTGCATACACTTATATCCGTACAATGGGTCCAGATGGCTTAAAAGCTGTTACAGAATACGCAGTACTAAACGCAAACTATATGATGCGTCGCTTAGAGGCATTCTATGATCTACCATACAACCGTCATTGTAAACATGAATTTGTATTATCAGGACGTCGTCAAAAGAAACTTGGCGTTCGTACTTTAGATATTGCGAAACGTCTGTTGGACTTTGGCTACCATCCACCAACAACTTACTTCCCATTAAATGTGGAAGAGGCGTTAATGATTGAACCAACAGAAACAGAATCAAAAGAAACTTTAGATGCATTCTGCGATGTGATGATTCAAATTGCAAAAGAAGCAGAAGAAAATCCATCAATCGTTCAAGAAGCACCACATACAACAGTCGTATCTCGCCTAGACGAAACACGTGCTGCTCGTACACCAGTGCTTCGCTACCAAAAAGCATAA
- the gcvPA gene encoding aminomethyl-transferring glycine dehydrogenase subunit GcvPA, whose translation MKHRYLPMTEQDKQEMLDVIGVSSVDELFGDIPEKVRFKGLYDIKEAKSESALLKELSALAAKNKDTNANVSFLGAGVYNHYKPIIVDHVISRSEFYTAYTPYQPEISQGELQAIFEFQTMIAELTGMDLANSSMYDGGTALAEAGMLAAGHTRRKKILVSEAVHPEYRDVVATYAYGQSIEIVTVPHKDGVTDVEALKELIDDNTAAVIAQYPNFFGQVEDLQVMGDIAHEAKSLFVVSSNPLALGILTPPGKLGADICVGDAQVFGISEAFGGPHCGFFAVTTKLMRKVPGRLVGETVDGEGRRGYVLTLQAREQHIRRDKATSNICSNQALLALAASVAMTALGKQGVREMATQNIAKTRYAKNAFEAAGFTVAFQGAHFNEIVVKTNKCVKEINKGLIEKGIIGGYPLGQTYESLKNHVLIAVTELRTKEEIDALVAEMGALNE comes from the coding sequence ATGAAACATCGTTATTTACCAATGACGGAGCAAGATAAACAAGAAATGTTAGACGTAATTGGTGTATCTTCAGTTGATGAGTTATTTGGGGATATTCCAGAAAAAGTACGTTTTAAAGGCCTGTATGATATTAAAGAAGCAAAATCTGAATCAGCTTTATTAAAAGAATTATCAGCACTTGCTGCGAAAAATAAAGATACAAATGCTAACGTATCGTTTTTAGGCGCTGGCGTATACAACCACTATAAACCAATTATCGTGGACCATGTTATTTCACGTTCAGAGTTTTACACAGCATACACTCCGTATCAACCAGAAATTTCTCAAGGGGAATTACAAGCAATTTTTGAATTCCAAACGATGATTGCAGAGCTTACAGGTATGGATCTTGCAAACTCTTCTATGTATGATGGGGGAACAGCGTTAGCTGAGGCAGGTATGCTTGCAGCTGGCCATACACGCCGTAAGAAAATTTTAGTATCTGAAGCGGTTCATCCTGAGTATCGCGATGTCGTTGCTACATATGCATACGGACAATCAATTGAAATTGTTACTGTTCCACATAAAGATGGTGTGACAGATGTAGAAGCATTAAAAGAACTAATCGATGATAATACGGCAGCTGTTATTGCACAATACCCTAACTTCTTTGGTCAGGTAGAGGACTTACAAGTAATGGGTGATATTGCACATGAGGCAAAAAGTTTATTTGTCGTATCTTCAAACCCACTTGCACTAGGAATTTTAACACCACCTGGTAAGCTAGGTGCTGATATTTGTGTAGGTGACGCACAAGTCTTCGGTATTTCTGAGGCATTTGGTGGTCCACACTGTGGTTTCTTTGCTGTAACAACTAAGCTTATGCGTAAAGTTCCAGGCCGTCTTGTTGGTGAAACAGTGGACGGAGAAGGTCGTCGTGGTTATGTTTTAACATTACAAGCACGTGAACAGCATATCCGTCGTGATAAAGCAACGTCTAATATTTGTTCTAACCAAGCACTTCTTGCACTTGCAGCTTCTGTTGCAATGACTGCTCTAGGTAAACAAGGCGTTCGTGAAATGGCTACGCAAAATATTGCGAAAACTCGCTATGCTAAAAATGCTTTTGAAGCGGCAGGCTTTACAGTAGCATTCCAAGGTGCACACTTTAACGAAATCGTTGTGAAAACAAATAAATGTGTGAAAGAAATCAATAAAGGCCTAATTGAAAAAGGTATCATCGGTGGTTACCCATTAGGTCAAACATATGAATCTCTTAAAAATCACGTGCTAATCGCAGTAACAGAATTACGCACGAAGGAAGAAATTGATGCACTTGTTGCAGAAATGGGGGCTCTTAATGAATAA